One stretch of Euphorbia lathyris chromosome 7, ddEupLath1.1, whole genome shotgun sequence DNA includes these proteins:
- the LOC136235184 gene encoding uncharacterized protein isoform X2: MDPRSPYLHQNRYAPQPQPQPQPQPQPQPQPQLQTQPRAHNSFHNLHASHHSALPSAPPPPLRPPPPPAATQFHLAPTQPQYDPQNPTFGYNSNNINYNHHRSHPEVCNFTQSPRVLHQKPFDDDLSRRLQDTIRETRVDMRESSRVLSDRWPPERPYSSSNLNPDPYRRQLVNQAMSPMKIRHGLEGNSRFIEERNVNVVRQGDDFLLRRGDDNYHRRIQFGSSSERSSRDFRTVSNQMNHGSSYGNSRGLPYDDGASEKQRWAHDREVSADLHDSFIGKGSQEVGAPERIQMSAKRENYRSREANAELERHTGKGSREGSFEYNRTPRKQPQKKSALLRLQKPNYRNREEERAHYYFDDSKSTLFRVKDQNLYPDGGMEQQVREGSPVELDVSFKSNSLVAKAIVTPSSSSAAVSDLDSTPRSGKIRKILFLNKDSSSSSLIRYSEQTEKLDIALSVANNASSSDTGLNQLKEEATASGIGDLRSIISVPASGGTKVSLSKPKMKSFTKGMVSKKDGIKLAPAKTSSVKVAKKKKIVKRVVKKVVNPNMSSSSSLPTKKCDETVIPHTLDHCLPDSSEPKKDAALASASTVDSQLCSNEILLLPENDKVEVICKAAAPEKGAVAGTGSLCVPNIKRKRSHSTSPMGSMSHEETQNNKLNANSSYYMHDMSNTDKDNKFPKETFFPDVDEIEDGDKQQYQHDNSLLLENSKASRSPNMLLPSKGNADIGFSSLEKIKIVEGVTVSAYGEMDAGCKQHCVDQDRPSVENGNLDEISNASCSIGNGKMFKQPSFGDTTIQKVATNPICFNEGTRILSSSDNDCSLSEERISFSHGVTNSKKPSPERVSMSIGDVSAGGSLNFMVSTCVNEENTFNSKMSEENVETSQVRLLKTEVNDSCLDPVDMVRPACWVDTTLRLSFKECTNFFWQAGVQPCRDTVGVSPLKSPVDVSEDFIAPPKQKQRRLSGSQLKLSCLITSDVSEKPIISDISASSAEAPSSSGGSLIGPEAEAREASMDPLSVSDFPSSQKNSIASLANCSGGECHSTAASIRDAFDNDGLRSVHLCSTTEELAVPKVQSLYPSGLEAEQIADVTAVLAGSTHQVNSIYLESDKGEKMDVDAADGKAIIDSGTGQCEFPSEIHYLKSDEKLLTAQVENESCHRVKNDLPSVSKYISSPRDGDGVSVTNSTIEGLGLVRDTLSDMDYIEMLPDVPSTLVSQHSIEKVCRDDEMLGKLSIQDGSNMSPLNADISINSDHAVENAHSFSGKTGTLPPMDIKNSSQTLNATSGETYGRKNQLTRVSRIFGSSALATSEKAGSSAHLSRPRTWHRADNVSASAPPEKKTVPTAVPKQRQLSRNVSKFQSTSYIRKGNSLVRKPTVVAAQSQGSHSPIYQLNSLGTDELKNSTGLDSRTLASEPPNFGRKTVNISFETPRTPPLPVANKTPNHSSCSLGDRMASPAAEPVNNFVAETSSGPLNVAESNDVLKSSEDAKAVSESPTREIGQKNNCDGLNELNDGNVVSSSANTITYVKRKSNQLIAASNRHLSINNSIDTSAAPSDGYYKRRKNQLIRTSLESQVELMTSFPDGSRNSDEQALHNSASSKSFTKRQLRKVVTKTRKPSKFSLVWTLRSSQLSNGNCNLLHRQKVWPHLFPWKRATYLKKFVPDVAASLISSSSSTMRNLLLLRKRDTLYTRSKHGFSLRKSKVLSVGGSSLKWSKSIERQSKKANEEATLAVAEAERKKREQSGASHFVSGNKSSSSRKAVHNIKLHTGDRIFRIGSVRYKMDSSRRTLQRVSDDDSSYSAARQTEKDAKISYVPRRLVIGKDEYVRIGNGNQLVRDPKKRTRILASEKVRWSLHTARSRLARRRKYCQFFTRFGKCNKDDDGKCPYIHDSSKIAVCTKFLNGLCFNADCKLTHKVIPERMPDCSYFLQGICSNKNCPYRHVHVNPNASTCEGFLRGYCADGDECRKKHSYVCPTYEATGSCSQGSKCKLHHPKNRKKGKKSKQSRDKKNGQGRYFGSMHKNVCEPGTRGSGVQDNSNIYDEGGIAEYISLNFNDEGGESSNPIDEEMYISDSDPLDSQLVDLDDLIKPIRIMKRLIE; the protein is encoded by the exons ATGGATCCCCGGTCTCCCTACCTTCATCAGAACAGGTACGCTCCTCAGCCTCAGCCTCAGCCTCAACCTCAACCTCAACCTCAACCTCAACCTCAGCTTCAAACCCAGCCCCGTGCGCATAATAGTTTCCATAATCTCCACGCCTCTCATCACTCTGCCCTCCCTTCTGCACCACCTCCACCTCTCCGACCACCTCCACCTCCGGCAGCGACACAGTTCCATCTTGCGCCTACCCAACCCCAATATGATCCCCAAAATCCTACTTTTGGTTATAATTCGAATAACATTAATTATAATCACCATAGATCACACCCCGAAGTCTGCAATTTTACACAGTCCCCTCGAGTTTTGCACCAGAAACCCTTCGACGATGATCTTTCACGTCGATTACAAGATACTATCCGAGAAACTCGAGTCGATATGAGAGAATCATCTAGGGTTTTGTCTGATAGATGGCCACCGGAGAGGCCTTATTCTTCTTCCAATTTGAATCCAGATCCTTATCGTCGTCAATTGGTTAACCAGGCCATGTCCCCTATGAAGATTAGGCATGGATTAGAAGGTAATTCTAGGTTTATAGAGGAGCGTAATGTTAATGTGGTCAGACAAGGGGACGATTTTTTATTGCGTCGTGGTGATGACAATTACCATCGTCGCATTCAGTTTGGATCCAGTTCAGAGAGATCTTCGAGGGATTTCCGTACTGTATCTAATCAAATGAATCATGGTTCTTCTTATGGGAATTCGCGTGGTTTGCCATATGATGATGGTGCGAGCGAGAAGCAGAGATGGGCGCATGATAGAGAGGTTAGCGCAGATTTGCACGATTCATTCATTGGTAAGGGGAGTCAGGAGGTAGGTGCGCCTGAAAGAATCCAAATGAGCGCTAAACGTGAGAATTATAGGAGCAGAGAAGCAAATGCCGAGTTAGAAAGGCATACTGGTAAGGGAAGTAGAGAGGGTAGTTTTGAATACAATCGGACTCCAAGGAAGCAACCACAGAAAAAAAGTGCTCTTCTTAGGCTTCAAAAGCCTAATTATAGGAATAGAGAAGAAGAGAGGGCGCATTACTACTTTGATGATAGTAAATCTACATTATTCAGAGTTAAGGATCAGAATCTATATCCAGATGGAGGGATGGAACAGCAAGTGAGAGAAGGAAGCCCTGTAGAGCTTGATGTTTCTTTCAAGTCTAATTCACTTGTAGCCAAGGCTATTGTGACACCTTCTTCAAGTTCTGCTGCTGTTTCTGATTTGGATTCTACACCTAGGAGTGGGAAAATAAGGAAAATATTGTTCCTTAATAAGGATAGTTCAAGTTCATCATTAATTAGATATAGTGAGCAAACCGAGAAGTTGGACATTGCTTTATCAGTAGCAAATAATGCTTCCAGTTCTGACACAGGCCTAAATCAGCTGAAAGAGGAAGCTACAGCTTCTGGCATTGGTGATCTGCGTAGCATTATCTCAGTGCCTGCTTCAGGTGGGACTAAAGTCTCGCTTTCCAAGCCTAAAATGAAGAGTTTTACTAAGGGTATGGTGTCAAAAAAAGATGGAATTAAATTAGCTCCTGCTAAAACATCTTCTGTCAAGGttgcaaagaagaagaaaattgtGAAGAGAGTAGTTAAGAAAGTTGTAAACCCTAATATGAGTTCTTCTAGTTCACTGCCTACCAAGAAATGTGATGAAACTGTTATACCGCATACCCTTGACCATTGTCTACCTGATTCTTCTGAGCCTAAAAAGGATGCTGCTCTTGCTTCAGCCAGCACAGTTGATTCCCAACTTTGCTCGAATGAAATATTACTGCTGCCTGAGAATGACAAAGTGGAGGTAATTTGCAAGGCTGCGGCACCTGAAAAGGGTGCAGTTGCAGGAACTGGTAGTTTATGTGTACCCAATATTAAGAGAAAAAGGAGCCATTCAACTTCCCCTATGGGCTCTATGAGCCACGAAGAAACTCAAAATAATAAGTTAAATGCTAATTCTTCTTACTACATGCATGATATGTCAAATACTGACAAGGATAATAAATTCCCAAAGGAAACGTTTTTCCCTGATGTTGATGAAATTGAAGATGGTGACAAGCAGCAGTATCAACATGACAATTCATTATTGCTTGAGAATAGCAAAGCTAGCAGATCTCCTAACATGCTGCTTCCGTCCAAAGGCAATGCTGATATTGGTTTCTCGAGTCTGGAGAAAATCAAAATTGTTGAAGGAGTTACTGTTTCTGCGTATGGGGAAATGGATGCTGGTTGCAAGCAGCATTGTGTAGATCAAGATAGGCCGTCAGTTGAGAATGGTAATCTAGATGAAATTTCAAATGCTAGTTGTTCTATTGGAAACGGAAAAATGTTCAAGCAACCCAGTTTCGGGGATACAACAATTCAGAAGGTTGCCACAAATCCAATCTGCTTTAATGAAGGGACAAGGATCCTTTCTAGTTCTGACAATGACTGTAGTCTTTCAGAAGAGAGAATTTCTTTCAGCCATGGGGTTACTAACAGCAAGAAGCCATCTCCAGAGAGGGTTAGTATGTCAATTGGTGATGTTTCTGCGGGAGGATCACTAAATTTTATGGTTTCTACATGTGTCAATGAGGAGAATACATTTAACAGTAAGATGAGTGAGGAAAATGTGGAAACATCTCAAGTTAGATTGTTGAAGACAGAGGTCAATGACTCGTGTTTAGATCCTGTCGATATGGTTCGCCCTGCTTGTTGGGTGGATACAACCTTAAGACTATCTTTCAAAGAGtgtactaattttttttggcaagcTGGTGTTCAACCTTGTAGAGATACAGTTGGGGTTTCTCCTCTAAAAAGTCCAGTTGATGTTTCAGAGGATTTTATTGCACCACCAAAACAGAAGCAGAGAAGATTATCTGGTTCTCAACTGAAATTGTCTTGTCTGATAACGTCAGATGTGAGTGAGAAACCAATAATTTCAGATATCTCAGCATCAAGTGCTGAAGCTCCTTCCAGCTCCGGTGGTAGTCTGATTGGACCAGAAGCTGAAGCCAGAGAGGCTTCCATGGATCCTTTGAGCGTATCTGATTTCCCATCTTCGCAGAAGAACAGCATTGCATCACTGGCTAATTGTTCTGGAGGAGAATGTCATAGCACCGCGGCTTCAATTAGAGATGCCTTTGATAATGATGGTCTGAGAAGTGTTCATTTGTGTTCAACCACTGAGGAACTAGCTGTTCCAAAAGTTCAATCCCTCTATCCATCAGGATTGGAAGCTGAGCAGATTGCCGATGTAACCGCAGTTTTGGCAGGAAGTACTCATCAGGTAAACTCGATTTATTTGGAAAGTGACAAGGGAGAAAAAATGGATGTAGATGCTGCTGATGGGAAAGCTATAATTGACAGTGGGACTGGTCAATGTGAATTTCCTTCAGAAATTCATTATCTGAAATCAGATGAGAAGTTGCTGACTGCACAGGTGGAGAATGAAAGCTGTCACCGTGTGAAGAACGATTTACCATCTGTGTCAAAATATATATCTTCACCAAGAGATGGTGATGGAGTTTCAGTTACCAACTCTACTATTGAAGGTTTGGGGCTTGTTCGTGATACATTATCTGACATGGATTATATAGAAATGTTGCCTGATGTTCCCAGCACATTAGTCAGCCAACATTCCATTGAAAAAGTTTGTAGGGATGATGAAATGCTGGGGAAGCTTTCAATTCAAGATGGTTCTAACATGTCTCCCCTGAATGCTGACATTAGTATAAACTCAGATCACGCAGTAGAAAATGCTCACTCATTTAGTGGGAAGACAGGAACTTTGCCGCCGATGGATATCAAGAATAGTTCACAAACTCTGAATGCCACAAGTGGAGAAACATATGGGAGGAAGAACCAGCTTACCCGAGTTTCTAGGATTTTTGGTAGCTCAGCTTTGGCTACTTCCGAAAAAGCAGGCTCTTCAGCCCATCTCTCAAGACCCCGTACTTGGCATCGAGCTGATAATGTTTCTGCGTCAGCTCCACCAGAAAAGAAGACTGTTCCCACCGCTGTTCCTAAACAAAGGCAGTTATCTAGAAATGTCTCGAAGTTCCAGAGCACCTCTTACATTCGCAAGGGTAACAGCCTTGTCAGGAAACCTACTGTTGTGGCTGCTCAATCCCAGGGTTCACATTCTCCTATATATCAGCTAAACTCTTTGGGTACAGATGAATTAAAGAATTCCACTGGTTTAGACAGTAGAACATTGGCTTCTGAGCCACCAAATTTTGGGAGAAAAACTGTGAATATTTCTTTTGAGACACCCAGAACACCACCATTACCTGTTGCCAATAAAACACCAAATCATAGTTCTTGTTCTTTGGGGGATCGTATGGCTTCACCGGCAGCTGAGCCTGTAAATAATTTTGTTGCTGAAACTTCATCAGGTCCTTTAAATGTTGCAGAAAGTAATGATGTGCTAAAGTCTTCTGAAGATGCAAAAGCAGTTTCAGAAAGTCCAACGAGAGAAATTGGCCAAAAGAACAATTGTGATGGCCTTAATGAGCTAAATGACGGGAATGTGGTGTCTTCAAGTGCCAACACTATAACATATGttaaaagaaaatcaaatcagTTGATTGCAGCTTCGAATCGCCATTTATCAATAAACAATTCCATTGATACTTCAGCCGCACCCTCTGATGGTTATTACAAGAGGAGAAAAAATCAGCTTATTAGGACTTCTCTGGAAAGTCAAGTCGAGCTGATGACCAGCTTTCCTGATGGAAGTAGAAATTCTGATGAACAAGCTCTTCATAACAGTGCTTCCAGCAAAAGTTTTACCAAGAGACAGTTGCGTAAAG TTGTGACAAAGACACGTAAACCTTCAAAGTTCTCTTTGGTTTGGACACTACGTAGTTCTCAGTTGTCCAATGGTAACTGTAATTTATTGCATCGTCAAAAGGTGTGGCCTCACTTGTTTCCTTGGAAAAGGGCAACATATTTGAAAAAATTCGTCCCGGATGTGGCCGCCAGTTTGATTAGTAGTTCCTCATCTACAATGAG GAACTTGCTGCTCTTGAGAAAGAGGGACACTTTGTACACAAGGTCAAAACATGGATTTTCACTCAGAAAATCCAAGGTATTAAGTGTTGGTGGATCTAGTTTAAAATGGTCTAAATCCATTGAAAGGCAGTCAAAGAAAGCAAACGAG GAAGCCACATTGGCAGTTGCTGAGGCCGAGAGGAAGAAAAGAGAACAAAGTGGTGCATCACACTTTGTTTCTGGGAATAAAAGCAGTAGTTCTCGTAAAGCAGTCCATAACATAAAGCTTCACACAG GAGACCGGATATTCCGCATTGGTTCTGTTCGCTATAAAATGGATTCTTCAAGGCGAACCCTGCAGAGGGTTTCAG ATGATGATTCATCATACTCTGCAGCTCGTCAAACTGAAAAGGATGCCAAGATATCTTATGTGCCAAGGAGATTGGTGATTGGCAAAGATGA ATATGTCCGCATTGGCAATGGCAACCAGCTTGTTAGAGATCCCAAGAAAAGAACTCGCATTTTGGCAAGTGAGAAAGTTCGATGGAGTTTGCACACTGCTAGATCACGATTGGCAAGAAGGCGAAAGTACTGTCAGTTTTTCACAAGATTTGGGAAATGTAACAAAGATGACGATGGAAAATGCCCTTACATTCATGATTCCTCCAAAATTGCAGTCTGCACAAAGTTTTTAAATGGTTTATGCTTTAATGCAGACTGCAAATTAACTCACAAG GTCATTCCAGAAAGAATGCCAGACTGTTCTTACTTCTTGCAAG GTATCTGCAGCAATAAAAATTGCCCTTACAGGCATGTACATGTTAATCCAAATGCATCTACTTGTGAAGGATTTTTGAGGGGATATTGTGCTGATGGCGATGAG TGTCGGAAGAAGCACAGCTATGTCTGCCCCACATATGAAGCAACAGGATCCTGTTCTCAAGGGTCCAAATGCAAGCTACACCATCCAAAAAACAGAAAGAAGGGAAAGAAAAGCAAGCAATCGCGAGACAAGAAGAATGGCCAAGGTCGGTATTTTGGTTCAATGCATAAAAATGTTTGTGAACCTGGAACTAGAGGGTCGGGAGTGCAAGATAATAGTAACATTTACGATGAAGGAGGCATTGCGGAATATATCAGCCTTAATTTTAATGATGAAGGTGGAGAAAGTAGCAATCCCATAGATGAGGAAATGTACATTAGTGATAGTGATCCCTTGGACTCGCAATTGGTTGATCTTGATGATTTAATTAAACCAATTCGAATAATGAAAAGGCTGATAGAATAA